A single Hippopotamus amphibius kiboko isolate mHipAmp2 chromosome 5, mHipAmp2.hap2, whole genome shotgun sequence DNA region contains:
- the TRIB1 gene encoding tribbles homolog 1 isoform X1 has protein sequence MRVGPVRSAMSGVSQPRAPALLLPAGRGAPAKRLLDSDDAAAVAAKCPRLSECSSPADYLSPPGSPCSPQPPPAAPGAGGGSGSAPGPSRIADYLLLPLVEREHVSRALCIHTGRELRCKVFPIKHYQDKIRPYIQLPSHRNITGIVEVILGETKAYVFFERDFGDMHSYVRSRKRLREEEAARLFKQIVSAVAHCHQSAIVLGDLKLRKFVFSTEERTQLRLESLEDTHIIKGEDDALSDKHGCPAYVSPEILNTTGTYSGKAADVWSLGVMLYTLLVGRYPFHDSDPSALFSKIRRGQFCIPDHISPKARCLIRSLLRREPSERLTAPEILLHPWFESVLEPGYVDSEIGTSDQIVPEYQEDSDISSFFC, from the exons ATGAGGGTCGGTCCCGTGCGCTCTGCCATGAGCGGCGTCTCGCAGCCCCGCGCTCCGGCCTTGCTGCTCCCGGCCGGCCGGGGCGCCCCGGCCAAACGCCTGCTGGACTCGGACGACGCGGCGGCCGTGGCGGCCAAGTGCCCACGTCTCTCCGAGTGCTCTAGCCCCGCGGACTACCTCAGCCCCCCCGGCTCTCCCTGCAGCCCGCAGCCTCCGCCCGCCGCTCCGGGAGCTGGCGGCGGCTCCGGGAGCGCGCCGGGGCCCAGCCGCATCGCCGACTACCTGCTGCTGCCCCTGGTCGAGCGCGAGCATGTGTCCCGGGCGCTGTGCATCCACACCGGCCGCGAGCTGCGCTGCAAG GTGTTTCCCATTAAACACTACCAGGACAAAATCCGGCCTTACATCCAGCTGCCCTCACATAGGAACATCACCGGCATTGTGGAAGTGATCCTTGGGGAAACCAAGGCCTATGTCTTCTTTGAGAGGGACTTTGGGGACATGCACTCCTACGTGCGCAGCCGGAAGAGGCTGCGGGAAGAGGAGGCCGCCCGGCTCTTCAAGCAGATCGTCTCTGCTGTGGCCCACTGCCACCAGTCGGCCATCGTACTAGGGGACCTGAAGCTTAGGAAATTTGTCTTCTCTACAGAGGAGAG AACCCAGCTCAGACTGGAAAGCCTAGAAGATACACACATAATTAAGGGAGAAGATGATGCTTTGTCAGACAAACACGGCTGCCCAGCCTACGTGAGCCCCGAGATTCTCAACACCACGGGGACCTACTCCGGAAAGGCAGCGGACGTTTGGAGCCTTGGCGTCATGCTCTACACCCTTTTGGTGGGACGCTACCCCTTCCATGACTCAGACCCCAGTGCCCTTTTCTCCAAAATCCGACGTGGACAGTTCTGCATTCCTGACCACATTTCCCCCAAAGCCAGGTGCCTCATTCGCAGCCTCCTCAGACGGGAACCTTCGGAGAGACTCACTGCTCCGGAGATCTTACTCCATCCCTGGTTCGAGTCTGTCTTGGAACCTGGGTACGTCGACTCAGAAATAGGAACTTCTGACCAGATTGTTCCAGAGTACCAGGAGGACAGTGACATCAGTTCCTTCTTCTGCTAA
- the TRIB1 gene encoding tribbles homolog 1 isoform X2 codes for MHSYVRSRKRLREEEAARLFKQIVSAVAHCHQSAIVLGDLKLRKFVFSTEERTQLRLESLEDTHIIKGEDDALSDKHGCPAYVSPEILNTTGTYSGKAADVWSLGVMLYTLLVGRYPFHDSDPSALFSKIRRGQFCIPDHISPKARCLIRSLLRREPSERLTAPEILLHPWFESVLEPGYVDSEIGTSDQIVPEYQEDSDISSFFC; via the exons ATGCACTCCTACGTGCGCAGCCGGAAGAGGCTGCGGGAAGAGGAGGCCGCCCGGCTCTTCAAGCAGATCGTCTCTGCTGTGGCCCACTGCCACCAGTCGGCCATCGTACTAGGGGACCTGAAGCTTAGGAAATTTGTCTTCTCTACAGAGGAGAG AACCCAGCTCAGACTGGAAAGCCTAGAAGATACACACATAATTAAGGGAGAAGATGATGCTTTGTCAGACAAACACGGCTGCCCAGCCTACGTGAGCCCCGAGATTCTCAACACCACGGGGACCTACTCCGGAAAGGCAGCGGACGTTTGGAGCCTTGGCGTCATGCTCTACACCCTTTTGGTGGGACGCTACCCCTTCCATGACTCAGACCCCAGTGCCCTTTTCTCCAAAATCCGACGTGGACAGTTCTGCATTCCTGACCACATTTCCCCCAAAGCCAGGTGCCTCATTCGCAGCCTCCTCAGACGGGAACCTTCGGAGAGACTCACTGCTCCGGAGATCTTACTCCATCCCTGGTTCGAGTCTGTCTTGGAACCTGGGTACGTCGACTCAGAAATAGGAACTTCTGACCAGATTGTTCCAGAGTACCAGGAGGACAGTGACATCAGTTCCTTCTTCTGCTAA